In Lactococcus paracarnosus, a genomic segment contains:
- a CDS encoding glucose-6-phosphate isomerase — protein MSHIKFDYKTALTFVAQHEFDYLQPAVTAFDAALREGTGQGADFTGWIDLPKDYDKAEFDRILKSAEKIKSDSEVLIVIGIGGSYLGAKAAIDFLNSSFVNLETKEKRQAPQIVYAGNSISSTYLSQLVEYVADKDFSVNVISKSGTTTEPAIAFRVFKEMLIKKYGTEEANGRIYATTDKAKGAVKVQADAEGWESFVVPDAVGGRFTVLTPVGLLPIAASGADIQALMDGAAAAREAYSTADLKENEAYQYAVLRNILFRKGKTIEILANYEPSLQYFGEWWKQLAGESEGKDYKGIYPTSANFSTDLHSIGQSIQEGSRNLFETVIKVEEPKLNINIPAEAEDLDGLGYLEGKDVDYVNTKAFQGVLLAHTDGGVPNSVITIKKQDEFTLGYLIYFFEIAIGLSGYLNGVNPFDQPGVEAYKKNMFALLGKPGFEALSAELNKRL, from the coding sequence ATGTCACATATAAAATTTGATTACAAAACTGCTTTAACTTTTGTTGCGCAGCACGAATTTGATTATTTACAACCAGCAGTTACTGCTTTTGATGCAGCCCTACGTGAAGGAACTGGTCAGGGAGCTGACTTTACTGGTTGGATTGATCTACCAAAAGACTATGACAAAGCAGAATTTGATCGTATTCTTAAATCAGCAGAAAAAATCAAATCTGATAGTGAAGTTTTGATCGTCATCGGTATTGGCGGCTCTTACTTAGGTGCTAAGGCTGCGATTGATTTCTTGAACAGTTCATTTGTTAACCTTGAGACAAAAGAAAAACGTCAAGCACCACAAATTGTGTATGCAGGTAACTCAATTTCGTCTACTTACTTGTCACAATTAGTTGAATATGTTGCTGATAAAGATTTCTCTGTCAACGTCATTTCAAAATCTGGAACAACGACTGAGCCAGCGATCGCTTTCCGTGTTTTCAAAGAAATGTTGATCAAAAAATATGGCACAGAAGAAGCAAATGGCCGTATTTACGCAACAACTGATAAAGCCAAAGGTGCTGTTAAAGTTCAAGCTGATGCTGAAGGTTGGGAATCATTTGTTGTGCCTGATGCTGTTGGTGGTCGTTTTACAGTCTTGACACCAGTTGGCTTGCTACCTATCGCAGCAAGTGGCGCAGATATTCAAGCTTTAATGGATGGTGCAGCAGCAGCGCGTGAAGCCTACAGTACAGCAGACTTGAAAGAGAACGAAGCTTACCAATATGCAGTACTTCGTAATATCCTTTTCCGTAAAGGTAAAACAATCGAGATTTTAGCAAACTATGAACCATCACTTCAATACTTTGGTGAGTGGTGGAAACAGTTAGCAGGCGAATCTGAAGGGAAAGACTATAAAGGTATCTACCCAACATCAGCTAACTTCTCAACTGATTTACACTCTATCGGTCAATCTATCCAAGAAGGTAGCCGTAACCTTTTTGAAACAGTCATCAAAGTTGAAGAACCAAAATTGAACATCAATATCCCTGCTGAAGCAGAAGATTTAGATGGCCTTGGCTACCTTGAAGGTAAAGATGTTGACTACGTCAATACAAAAGCTTTCCAAGGTGTCTTGCTTGCTCATACCGATGGCGGTGTGCCAAACTCAGTGATCACAATCAAGAAACAAGATGAGTTCACGCTTGGTTACCTCATCTACTTCTTTGAAATTGCAATTGGCTTATCTGGCTACTTAAACGGGGTTAACCCATTTGACCAACCAGGTGTTGAAGCCTACAAGAAAAATATGTTCGCTTTACTTGGGAAACCAGGTTTTGAAGCCCTCAGTGCTGAATTGAACAAACGTCTATAA
- a CDS encoding thiol peroxidase, with amino-acid sequence MIITRHGDVFAEINPLTTGQAPDFTLTDLNQNPVTLSKLTDPIIISVFPDINTSVCALQTKHFNVAAAANQAISFLSISNNTAKEQANWCAAEGVDMTILSDEKNVFGELYGLVLTEANLLARSVYVIKDGQIIYSEILSEMTNEPNYDKALEVANSAI; translated from the coding sequence ATGATTATTACGAGACATGGTGACGTTTTTGCAGAGATTAACCCACTGACAACAGGTCAAGCGCCAGATTTTACATTAACTGATCTGAATCAAAATCCAGTGACCTTATCTAAATTGACAGATCCGATTATCATCAGTGTATTTCCTGATATTAATACTAGTGTTTGTGCCTTACAAACCAAGCACTTTAATGTGGCTGCAGCGGCTAATCAGGCAATCTCTTTTCTATCCATTTCAAATAATACAGCCAAAGAGCAGGCCAATTGGTGTGCTGCTGAGGGTGTAGATATGACGATTTTATCTGATGAAAAAAATGTGTTTGGTGAGCTTTATGGCTTGGTGCTAACTGAGGCTAACCTATTGGCACGTAGTGTTTATGTGATCAAAGATGGACAGATTATCTATTCTGAAATTTTGAGTGAAATGACCAATGAACCAAATTATGATAAAGCGCTTGAGGTTGCAAACTCAGCGATTTAA
- a CDS encoding cation diffusion facilitator family transporter: MNNSRYQDLKLAERGALLSIWAYVILSIIKLTVANMTHSESLRADGFNNITDILGNVAVLIGLKIARRPADDDHTYGHWKVESVASLVTSFIMFVVGFFVLKDTVTAIISNTQTSVDFMGSFVGIGSAIVMFAIYLYNRNLATKSKSSGLMSAAKDNLSDAVSSIATSIAIFAASFNLTFIDRLMAIVITIFIFKTAYDIFAESVFSLSDGFDEEKIDLYTKEISEIPKVSAVKFIRGRTYGSNIFLDVVVEMSPDLSVFESHAATEDIEETLKEKYDVFDIDVHVEPAILADEERDASIALVILGLEEQVLNNRNPSLLAETFTEIRADGSVIDKAQKGLEQHDHLAIADYKPDRISKKTIVVSYHYFEHDQTFAVTSIWRRRTQWYCEARQLTQKS, from the coding sequence ATGAATAATTCACGCTATCAAGATTTAAAACTAGCAGAACGTGGTGCACTCCTAAGTATATGGGCCTATGTCATTCTCTCAATCATCAAGCTTACTGTTGCAAATATGACCCATTCGGAGAGTCTACGTGCCGATGGGTTTAATAATATAACCGATATTTTAGGTAATGTCGCAGTCTTAATCGGCCTTAAAATTGCCCGCAGACCTGCTGATGATGACCATACTTATGGTCATTGGAAAGTCGAATCTGTCGCTTCTCTAGTAACAAGTTTTATCATGTTCGTCGTTGGCTTCTTTGTCCTTAAGGATACGGTAACAGCCATTATCAGTAACACACAGACATCCGTGGACTTTATGGGTTCTTTTGTTGGGATTGGTTCAGCAATCGTTATGTTTGCCATCTACCTCTATAATCGCAACCTTGCAACGAAATCAAAAAGTTCTGGCCTGATGAGTGCCGCAAAAGATAATTTATCTGATGCCGTATCTTCTATTGCAACTTCTATCGCGATTTTCGCAGCAAGTTTTAACTTAACCTTTATCGACCGCTTGATGGCAATCGTGATTACGATTTTTATCTTTAAAACTGCTTACGATATTTTTGCTGAATCTGTTTTTAGCCTATCAGATGGTTTTGATGAAGAAAAAATAGATCTCTATACAAAGGAAATTTCTGAAATTCCAAAAGTATCAGCTGTCAAATTCATCCGTGGTAGAACCTATGGCAGTAACATCTTCCTTGATGTGGTTGTCGAAATGTCTCCAGATTTATCTGTATTCGAAAGTCATGCAGCCACTGAAGATATCGAAGAAACCTTAAAAGAAAAGTATGATGTATTTGACATTGATGTACACGTCGAACCAGCGATTCTAGCTGATGAAGAACGTGATGCATCGATTGCCCTCGTCATACTCGGCTTAGAGGAACAAGTCCTAAACAATCGCAATCCGAGTTTACTGGCTGAGACGTTTACCGAGATACGAGCAGACGGCTCAGTGATCGATAAAGCACAAAAGGGGCTAGAACAGCACGATCATTTGGCAATTGCTGACTACAAACCTGATCGCATTTCAAAGAAAACGATTGTTGTGAGCTATCATTATTTCGAGCATGATCAAACCTTTGCTGTTACCAGCATTTGGCGTAGACGCACACAATGGTATTGTGAAGCCCGCCAGTTGACCCAAAAATCCTGA